One genomic window of Glycine soja cultivar W05 chromosome 9, ASM419377v2, whole genome shotgun sequence includes the following:
- the LOC114368480 gene encoding WD repeat-containing protein 91-like — protein sequence MIWTYDTSTPVSRNATIYCSTEILSLDWECKSDRLLLIGTSDGCIKAWNVDAKRVVCDLNTTEAFPSVLDIKCSPVEPIFVSAAASGGAGSNYIDNLGFASLTVWNMKTWKAMTVLPLGEDPPAITSLCFNHNGKILAASAIDGMIHMFGILNFVHLIVSLV from the exons AT GATATGGACATATGATACATCAACTCCAGTGTCTAGAAATGCAACCATATATTGCAGCACTGAAATTTTGTCACTTGACTGGGAATGTAAATCAGACCGCTTG CTTCTTATAGGTACATCCGATGGGTGCATTAAGGCATGGAATGTGGATGCAAAGAGAGTTGTCTGTGACCTCAACACAACCGAAGCATTTCCAAG TGTATTGGACATAAAGTGCAGTCCTGTGGAACCTATTTTTGTGTCTGCAGCAGCATCTGGAGG GGCTGGTTCTAACTATATTGACAACCTGGGTTTTGCTTCACTTACTGTGTGGAACATGAAGACATGGAAAGCCATG ACAGTCCTTCCTCTTGGAGAAGATCCACCAGCAATTACTTCTCTATGCTTTAATCACAATGGAAAGATTTTGGCAGCTTCTGCCATTGATGGAATGATTCACATGTTTGGTATCCttaattttgttcatttgattGTTTCCTTGGTTTGA